Proteins from one Rosa chinensis cultivar Old Blush chromosome 7, RchiOBHm-V2, whole genome shotgun sequence genomic window:
- the LOC112179184 gene encoding (-)-isopiperitenol/(-)-carveol dehydrogenase, mitochondrial, with protein MTQPIPSPLQKLHGKVAIVTGAASGIGAVTARHFADHGALAVVIADVQDAKGREVAASIGSHRCTYVHCDVTDKDQVKSLVEFTVKHYGSLDVMYSNAGIPSASAQTVLELDLSGYDRVMEVNARGMAACVKHAARAMLEKGVKGSIVCTASFLADCGSESVTDYTMSKHAVLGLVRSASLQLAPLGVRVNCVSPSFVGTPMVAETFKIGAEELKEMMAAVYIGRDGPLMEKHVADAVVFLASEDSAFVTGHNLVVDGGLGIKSLSLLKP; from the coding sequence ATGACACAGCCCATACCATCACCGCTGCAGAAGCTCCACGGCAAGGTGGCCATCGTCACCGGCGCTGCCAGCGGTATCGGAGCAGTCACGGCGCGCCACTTCGCAGACCACGGCGCTCTCGCCGTCGTGATCGCTGACGTCCAAGACGCCAAGGGCCGAGAAGTGGCTGCATCGATCGGCTCCCACCGCTGCACCTACGTCCACTGCGATGTCACCGACAAGGATCAGGTCAAGTCCCTGGTCGAGTTCACGGTCAAGCACTACGGCAGCCTCGACGTCATGTACAGCAACGCGGGGATACCCAGCGCTTCGGCGCAGACGGTGCTGGAGCTCGACCTGTCCGGGTACGACAGGGTGATGGAGGTGAACGCGCGCGGAATGGCGGCGTGTGTGAAGCACGCGGCGCGTGCGATGTTGGAGAAGGGGGTGAAAGGGAGCATAGTGTGCACGGCTAGCTTTTTGGCTGACTGCGGGTCGGAGAGCGTGACGGACTACACGATGTCGAAGCACGCGGTGCTGGGGCTTGTGAGGTCGGCGAGCTTGCAGCTGGCGCCGCTTGGTGTGCGCGTGAACTGCGTGTCGCCGAGTTTTGTGGGGACACCGATGGTGGCGGAGACTTTTAAGATTGGGGCGGAAGAGCTGAAGGAGATGATGGCAGCGGTTTATATCGGGAGAGATGGGCCGCTGATGGAGAAACATGTGGCGGATGCGGTGGTGTTTTTGGCTTCTGAGGACTCGGCGTTTGTCACCGGCCATAATTTGGTGGTTGATGGTGGACTTGGCATCAAGTCCTTATCATTATTGAAACCATGA
- the LOC112178392 gene encoding uncharacterized protein LOC112178392 — protein sequence MISGVGLLLSSARGFCQHRWIWGIFRDKEGQFRGAFAKNVEALSAIDAEVLAVIEALRIAWVKRWAHIWLETDSMLVVQYFKNPKLVPWRLRIAWSNCLFFTHTIHFRVSHTFREGNAVADALANHGALNAGYRWWDDLPSFIAGHYGRDQSSMFYYRFC from the exons ATGATTTCTGGAGTTGGCTTGCTTCTTTCTTCAGCAAGAGGATTCTGCCAG CACCGCTGGATCTGGGGGATATTTAGAGATAAAGAGGGTCAGTTTCGAGGTGCTTTTGCTAAAAATGTGGAGGCTCTTAGTGCAATTGATGCGGAAGTGTTAGCAGTTATTGAGGCTTTGAGGATAGCTTGGGTTAAGCGTTGGGCCCACATCTGGCTTGAAACAGACTCTATGCTTGTGGTTCAGTATTTCAAGAATCCAAAGTTGGTTCCGTGGAGACTACGGATTGCGTGGTCTAACTGTTTGTTTTTCACCCATACGATTCATTTTAGAGTTTCTCACACTTTTCGGGAGGGGAACGCTGTAGCTGATGCTCTTGCTAATCATGGGGCGCTCAATGCTGGTTATAGATGGTGGGATGATCTTCCTTCTTTTATTGCTGGTCATTATGGGCGCGATCAGTCTTCTATGTTTTATTATAGGTTTTGTTGa